The genomic region TACGTACAacaaaataattatttcaattgcATCTATCTATTTCTTTTGAGCTTCTCTTTTTCTTTTGAGATCTAGAATAGAAAAGTCTACTCACATTTTAGTCCCCTGAAGATATATATTGCTAACATCTTCACATCATTAAACATCGGTCAATGCAAAAGCTAACTGAAAAAACAAATAAGTAGAGAACGCTTGTTGCCACAGAAATCTGAATACACATGGTCATATTTGCCGGTAAGCGTCCCTGGTTGCAATTCAGAATAAGCAGTGCGGGTAAGGAACTAAAGCACGTAGGGAGATAAAACATGAGATAACAAATACGGCAGGAACCAAGTGTTTTTGAGGTTATATGTGGCTTTCTCGCCGGTCGGAACCTTATTTTCCATGAAAGGCAATATCCATCATAATTTCCACACGCCTACAAGAATGAACCAATAACTCAATCAGTCAATCACGATGTATCTCAAGCAAACAGCTTGGCACAAAAAGAGCTTTGTGTGCTAGCCAAGCAAAACAGCCACAACGAAGCAATATCCAAGAACCAAAACATACAAACCACGTAATCCCCTATTCCCAGGATGACATGACATGGAAGTGGGAGGGATCAATTAAATGAACATATATTCAGAAGAAAAATATACGTACAGATCAACATGAGTTCTGTGGTGTACCTTGACTCCTTCGAGACGTCCACTACTTGGAGAGGTCCAGGTTTTGCTCGACTGCAAAGAAGACAAAATTGATCGCATCACTCGGAATTCTTGAGTTCAAAAGAAGACACTCGACGGAGAGGAATTACCATCAAGCATGTCGGACATCTCTTTGGTAGTGTCCTTCAAGTACTTGGTAGTGTCCTTCAATTCTCTTATTTTCTTCGCCCACTCGGCCATCTTCTTCTTGAGTTTCgagttctcctcttcaagtttgccaTTCTTCTCCCTCGCATCAGCAAGTGCCTTGTCCTTGTCTTCGAGCGCCTTCGCCCACTCGGCCATCTTCTTCTTGAGTTTCgagttctcctcttcaagtttgccaTTCTTCTCCCTCGCATCAGCAAGTGCCTTGTCCTTGTCTTCGAGCGCCTTCTTCGTAGTATCTAAAGAAACAACATTGTTGAGTCGCGCTTGGAGTCGACGATTCTCACCACGCACTTCtattcgagtggagtcactcggttcaaagatgAAAGAAAAGAATTGATGGTTCATTCGGTTGACAAAAACAAATATACCTCCTTGAGTCCTCAGCTCAGCCTGGGCTTTCTCCAAGTCCAGCTGAAGCTGGTTGATCAGACGAAGGTCCGCAGGGTTGACATCTCGGTGAGGCTCATCCCCACCGCCATCGCCATATTTGTCCTCGCTGCCTTCGGTGTGGTCCGCGTGTACGCTCCCACCTTCACTGTTCTCTCCATCATGGGATTGCGTGAACGAACGTTGTTCATCTTCAGCACATATATAGAATGAAGTGACAGATGTATATGTACAAGAACATATAGGACGCATGAGTTACCTCCTCTTTGGGCCGCGTTGGCGCTTGTATCGATTGGGCCACCTGCCGTGCGCCTCCTCGGCGGGAAATGGCTCTCCGACCAACACAGAGTCGCTGTCGCCGACGGCCTTGGGTGCGGGCTGCTGCGCCTGCGCTTTTTTCGATCTCTTCCTCTTCACCGGCGACTTGACGACGGGCGTTTGCTTGCGGTTGCGGGTCGAGGCCCAAAGTGGTTGTTCCGTGGCCATAGCAGCGGCCGGCGGTAGGCCCTCCATGTCCATGGCTAGTTCAACGTCCAGCTCGCAGCTCCCTGGATGGCAAGGAGATCGTGGAGATGGATCTGAATTGTGGGGGGTTTTAAAAGGAGGAGATTGCGGGGGAGATCGTTTGAATTTTGATGATGATTTTCCGGACGATCAGTTTTGGTTGGCCGATCAATCCGGAACCGCGTTGTTGGAGCTGTCTTTGCTCATGGATCGATTCCTTCCATTTTAATTTTGATTTACTTACGTGGTAAGTATATTCCAGTTCCCTTCCTTAAATTGCTTATTACGTCCCCATGCCATCATATAGTACAATATAtattttttttgcggaaaaaacttccaatctattcatcttcaatcatggtagtacaacgaaaactagaaataataaaaattacatccagatccgtagaccacctagcgatgactacaagcactgaagcgagccgaaggcgcgccgctgtcatcgcccctcccttgccggagccgggcaaaccttgttgtagtagacagtcgggaagtcgtcgtgctaaggccccgtagaaccaacgcaccagaacagcaaccgccgtggatgaagagtgtagatcaaaaggatccaacctgaaaacacacgaacgaagacgaacgacgaacagatccgagcaaatccaccaaagacagatccgccggagacacaactCTACACGCCCACCGACAATGCAAGACGAaccaccggaacgggggctaggcggagagacctttattccatcttcagggagccgccaccgtctcgccttcctgagcaggacacaaaccctaacaaagctcgaaaaaagatctaaaaacggagccctcccaccggcaaggaccGAG from Triticum aestivum cultivar Chinese Spring chromosome 4A, IWGSC CS RefSeq v2.1, whole genome shotgun sequence harbors:
- the LOC123083687 gene encoding uveal autoantigen with coiled-coil domains and ankyrin repeats-like, whose protein sequence is MRPICSCTYTSVTSFYICAEDEQRSFTQSHDGENSEGGSVHADHTEGSEDKYGDGGGDEPHRDVNPADLRLINQLQLDLEKAQAELRTQGDTTKKALEDKDKALADAREKNGKLEEENSKLKKKMAEWAKALEDKDKALADAREKNGKLEEENSKLKKKMAEWAKKIRELKDTTKYLKDTTKEMSDMLDVEQNLDLSK